The DNA region TCGTAGACAGGTTCGGTGTAGTAGCGGTGCTTCGTGGTGTCGTAGTAAGCCCGAGCAGCTACGGTGTCAAAGCGGCTGAGCTTGCTCCAGACCTCTTGGTCCTCGACGCGGAATAAGAGGAGTCCATCCCGGAACTCCCGGAGTAGGCGAGCGAACTCAGGGTCCTGGCGCTCGAGGCCACGGCTAAGGTAATCCACGATTGCCGGGGTCGTGGCCCGTTGGACCGTTTGTAGGAGGTTTGCGGAGCGCAGAGGAAGGGTACGGTAGAAGGGCTGTGAGAGGGTGTCGATGAGATGCCGCACGGTAACGGGTTGGAGATGACGACAGAGGTAGATCGGCTGGTCGAGCAGTGCTGTCGGGATGCGGGTAGCCCAAGCGGTGTCAGAGGGGTTGTTCGTTGTATCAATGGAGCTGACGAAGGCTTGGTAGACAGGTGTGTTCCATTGACAGCCCCAGGCTGTGCGAACCGAGTCCAGAAAGCGCTGGCGGTCCTCCTCGAAGTAGAGCCGGCGGTAGAGTCGCCGAAGAGTCTCGCGTTCCTCCTCTACCGCGTAGCGCTTCGTCGAGTCGCGGCGGATGATATGGACACCGAAGCTTGTGACGGTAACCGTTAGGCCTCCATCGGGGATGGAGAAGAGCGCGTTCTCGAACTCCGGGAGCAGGCGGCTGGGGATGTTCTCGAAGCCTAGTGAGCGAGTGTACCAGCTTCCGAAGCTCCCGCCACGCTCGGCCGTGACATTGTCAATGGAGTTCTGGCGAGCTATCTCAGCGAAGTCTGCTCCGGACCGAAGGAGCTGTAGTAGCGAGTCAGCTTTAGCTAAAGCTGCAGCCGTATCTCCGTTAACGATAGGCAGAAGGATGTGCCGCGCCAATACGGCAACTCGGGGCTCTCGTTGCAAGAGCTTGACGACAAAGTAGCCGTGGCGGGTACGAATAGGGGCTGGGTAGAACTGCCCGGGCTTGAGTTGGTATGCCACGTCCTCAATTGGCCGGAGCACCATCCCGCCGGTAATGAAAGGGAGGATACCGCCTTGCTGGGCCGTTTCGCGATCGTCGGAGGAGTCCCGGGCGAGAGTCTCGAATGGCACCCCTTGCTGCAGTAGGGCAATGGCTCGCTTTGCCCTCTCGTATGCAGGCAAGGTGTCCTGGTCAAAGTTCTGTGAGAAGAGCATGATTGCCAGCCGCAGCTCCGACTGGCGGCGCCGTAGGAGCTCTTCGACAGCGGGTTCGACAAGGCGCTTGTCGAAGAAGTACGTCTCGGCCAGCAGACGACGGTGGTTCTCAAACTCCCGCAGGAATGCGGAATCTTTGTCCAGTCCGCGGGAGAGAGCATCCAGGACTTTCAGGCGATAGTTGATGTAGAGCCGCAGGAAGGACTCGACGCTATCGCGCGGGACTTCGTAGAGTCGGGTGTGTTGGCGGGCGGTATTCCGACGGTATGCTTGCTCGAGCTCTCGGTATGTGATCTTCTCTGGGCCGACGGTAGCAAGCTCTTGCTGTTCGATCCGAGAGATGTGGATAGTCCGGGCTTTGGTCTTTTTAGGAACGACCTGCTGGGCTGCTATGCAGAGGGTACTGCTGGTGGCCGCCACGACTATCCATAGCCCGTACCGGAGACCCATGGCAGAGCCCTTTAGGAAGCACAGTTAGACACGCAGGCCCACAAAATTACGGGGTAATAGTAGCGGCGGTGGAGGGGGCACTCCAATTGCCGGTGGTCAAGCTGCGGAGTCGGAGGCGGTAGTAGTAGAGCTGTCCACGTCGAACGGCTGTGTCCAGAAAGCGCCGCTGGGCGATTGGGAGTAGGGGCGTGATTGGCGTAAAGCGCTCCCCGTCGGTGCTCCGTTCTACGATGATGGCAGCGTCTGAGGAGGCGACTTCTCGCCAAACGATGACGACACCCTCTGGAGTAGCGTAGACGGAATCGAGAGTGGGGGGCGCAGGGGGACGGGTGCTGTATGCTTGCCCGGCAATGCGCCCTGATGGCATGGAGAGGTTGAAGGCGCTGTCGATTGCAACGAGCTCATACCAGTATATCCGCCCAGGCTCAACGAGGGAGTCTCGGTACTCTCGAGCCGTTCCTTCTATCGGCTCACCCCCGTTGAGCGTGATAGGGGACTTGAGGGTATCTTCGTACCGATTGAGCCAAAAGCCTAGGAGATCACTGGCAGCACCGATTTGCCAGCGGAGTCGGATAGCGCCGTCCTCTGCGACTGCCTCTGTGAAGTACGGAGATGGTGGGGGCACGATGTCAGGCAGGAGTACCAGTACTGCAGGCGTCCAGTCGCTACGGTTTCCGCGGCGGTCGACAGCACGGACTCGGTACCAGAAGGTCGTGCGCCCGGCTTCGGGGGTAAGGATGTCCGTGAACGTGGTGTCTTCCAGGATGTGGGTGCTCACGAGCGTAAACTCATCTATGGGTGAAAGGGCGCGTGCGACCTCATAGCCCCAGACGTCTTGAGCCATGCTACGGGTCCATACGAGGCGAGCCTTCCCAACTTCGCCGTAGCCCATGAAGTACCGTGGAGGTGGCGGCGGGATAACGTCGGGCACTGGTACGATGTGGGGGAGTGAGAGATCGCTCTCTTCCCCCTCTTCGGTGACGGTAGTGACTGCGTACGCGACGTGCTCGGCGGGGAGTTCCCCAGGCCAG from Candidatus Kapaibacterium sp. includes:
- a CDS encoding peptidylprolyl isomerase translates to MGLRYGLWIVVAATSSTLCIAAQQVVPKKTKARTIHISRIEQQELATVGPEKITYRELEQAYRRNTARQHTRLYEVPRDSVESFLRLYINYRLKVLDALSRGLDKDSAFLREFENHRRLLAETYFFDKRLVEPAVEELLRRRQSELRLAIMLFSQNFDQDTLPAYERAKRAIALLQQGVPFETLARDSSDDRETAQQGGILPFITGGMVLRPIEDVAYQLKPGQFYPAPIRTRHGYFVVKLLQREPRVAVLARHILLPIVNGDTAAALAKADSLLQLLRSGADFAEIARQNSIDNVTAERGGSFGSWYTRSLGFENIPSRLLPEFENALFSIPDGGLTVTVTSFGVHIIRRDSTKRYAVEEERETLRRLYRRLYFEEDRQRFLDSVRTAWGCQWNTPVYQAFVSSIDTTNNPSDTAWATRIPTALLDQPIYLCRHLQPVTVRHLIDTLSQPFYRTLPLRSANLLQTVQRATTPAIVDYLSRGLERQDPEFARLLREFRDGLLLFRVEDQEVWSKLSRFDTVAARAYYDTTKHRYYTEPVYDLSEIYVTSDSLARTLRAQLDAGADFAKLAEQYTQRPGYREKKGHWGKLTPKQNKLAALAEQQQAKKGDIIGPLPYENGFVLLRINDYEPPRQKGFEEAIPDFAPAFQELQQQRLTEQWLERLRQRFPVKINTAALAAIWGLARRR